A single genomic interval of Brevibacillus brevis harbors:
- the ligD gene encoding non-homologous end-joining DNA ligase — protein sequence MRPATKEYELTIDNHTLSITNPDKPLWPQAKVSKLDYLRYLLVVAAPLLRYSKDRLLTVIRYPHGVGDKHFYQKNAPDYAPDWIQTHTWENVRYVLCNDRATLVWMANQAALEWHVSFHLAKDETPTELVFDLDPSTDDFAVVIESALLLKQLLDELQLPSWVKTSGSSGLQIYIPIELRYTFEQTRQVGHFIAAYLVSKHPSLLTIERLVKNRGDKLYIDYLQHWRGKTLPVPYSTRAKEQATVSTPLLWEEVPHCHPTDFTVYSVPKRLETFGDLFSSVSAPTKRASLDAILGFLQSQ from the coding sequence TTGCGTCCTGCAACAAAAGAGTACGAGCTGACGATTGACAATCATACATTGTCGATTACAAATCCTGACAAGCCTCTATGGCCACAGGCCAAGGTAAGCAAGCTAGATTACTTGCGCTATTTGCTGGTTGTCGCAGCCCCACTCCTACGGTATAGCAAAGATCGACTCTTAACCGTCATTCGCTACCCTCACGGAGTTGGCGACAAGCACTTCTATCAAAAAAACGCCCCTGACTATGCGCCGGACTGGATACAAACGCATACGTGGGAAAATGTTCGTTACGTCCTGTGCAATGACCGGGCGACACTCGTGTGGATGGCAAATCAAGCGGCATTGGAGTGGCACGTCTCCTTTCACCTCGCCAAGGATGAGACTCCGACAGAACTCGTTTTTGACCTCGACCCTTCCACAGATGATTTTGCCGTAGTGATAGAATCTGCCCTTTTGCTGAAACAACTGCTCGATGAATTACAGCTGCCTTCATGGGTCAAAACATCTGGTTCCAGCGGCTTGCAAATATACATTCCGATTGAACTCCGCTATACGTTTGAACAGACACGCCAGGTCGGACATTTTATCGCAGCCTATTTAGTCAGCAAGCATCCCTCACTATTAACTATCGAGCGCTTAGTGAAAAATCGGGGAGATAAGCTGTACATTGACTATTTGCAACACTGGCGGGGGAAAACATTGCCAGTACCTTATTCTACCCGTGCAAAAGAACAGGCAACCGTATCAACACCACTCCTGTGGGAGGAGGTTCCCCATTGTCATCCCACAGACTTCACCGTTTATTCGGTGCCCAAACGGCTGGAAACGTTCGGAGATTTATTCTCATCCGTATCTGCTCCGACGAAACGAGCCTCCCTTGATGCCATCCTCGGCTTTTTGCAGTCCCAGTAA
- a CDS encoding RNA ligase family protein: protein MELTPLFPFEPISTEAIPVGPQWIGQVKWDGVRILTYYDGQEVKLFNRKLNERTFHYPEVTDLRSYCHADSVILDGEIIALGPDGKPSFYEVMKRDGLRRLEKVSQIQKLVPVTYMVFDVLYWNDEWVTSYPLSERQQILAKIITPTSHVQLVENFADGDALYRVIEAQGMEGIMMKDASSSYLINGKDQRWRKKKYYRDLIAVVGGVTLRNQIVNSLLLGLFDQQGSFWYIGHAGTGKLTQTDWRALTERIQPLVQQKMSFVNKPPRVANTLWIQPEITVKIKFAEWKEGHSLRQPSIQGFVDVPPHQCVLE, encoded by the coding sequence ATGGAACTAACTCCGCTTTTTCCTTTTGAGCCTATCAGCACGGAAGCTATACCTGTAGGACCACAATGGATAGGCCAAGTGAAATGGGATGGTGTTCGCATTCTTACCTACTACGATGGACAAGAGGTCAAACTGTTCAACAGAAAATTAAATGAACGGACTTTCCATTATCCAGAAGTAACCGATCTTCGGTCGTATTGTCATGCCGATTCTGTGATTTTGGATGGGGAAATAATCGCTCTCGGCCCGGACGGAAAGCCTTCTTTTTACGAGGTCATGAAAAGAGACGGGCTGCGCCGTTTAGAGAAGGTCTCCCAGATACAAAAGCTTGTCCCTGTTACATACATGGTTTTCGATGTCCTGTACTGGAATGATGAATGGGTAACTTCCTACCCACTATCAGAGCGACAACAAATACTCGCAAAAATCATCACTCCTACTTCTCATGTGCAGCTCGTTGAAAATTTTGCTGATGGAGACGCTCTTTACCGTGTCATAGAAGCTCAAGGCATGGAAGGAATCATGATGAAGGATGCGTCGAGCAGCTACTTGATCAATGGGAAAGATCAACGCTGGAGAAAGAAAAAGTATTACCGGGATCTCATCGCTGTCGTAGGCGGCGTGACGCTTCGGAATCAGATTGTCAATTCGTTGCTTCTGGGCCTGTTTGATCAACAAGGTTCTTTTTGGTACATCGGCCATGCAGGTACTGGAAAATTGACGCAAACGGACTGGCGCGCTTTAACGGAGCGAATACAGCCCCTCGTCCAACAGAAGATGTCTTTTGTTAACAAGCCACCACGCGTAGCCAATACTTTATGGATACAGCCGGAAATTACCGTCAAAATCAAATTTGCAGAGTGGAAAGAAGGGCATTCCTTGCGACAGCCAAGCATACAAGGCTTTGTGGATGTCCCTCCCCACCAGTGTGTTTTGGAGTAA
- the lgt gene encoding prolipoprotein diacylglyceryl transferase produces MIDPIAIAIGPLKIHWYGIIMGLAFFLGTYLARYNSKRSGIDPDHVLNMVVLIIPAAIVCARLYYVTFEWEQYKDNPLDIFAVWQGGLAIHGGLIGGVLAGSWYIRKHNLPFLRLADIFMPSVILGQAIGRWGNFINQEAHGDVVSAEFMEKFPAFIREQMFIGGQYYHPTFLYESLWNLLVFAILMFMLYRFKKFDGQVLFSYMILYSIGRFYIEGMRTDSLLIADTLRVAQLVSLCLIAAGVILLLVFARKSKQTGHSQNSIE; encoded by the coding sequence ATGATTGATCCGATCGCAATTGCAATCGGCCCCTTAAAGATTCACTGGTATGGCATTATTATGGGGCTGGCGTTTTTCTTGGGTACTTATCTCGCACGCTACAATTCCAAACGTTCTGGCATTGATCCTGATCACGTCTTGAACATGGTGGTTCTGATCATTCCAGCAGCCATCGTTTGTGCAAGATTGTATTATGTAACGTTTGAATGGGAGCAGTACAAAGACAATCCACTGGACATCTTTGCAGTTTGGCAAGGCGGTTTGGCTATTCACGGTGGATTAATCGGTGGTGTTCTGGCAGGAAGCTGGTATATTCGAAAACATAATCTGCCGTTCCTTCGTTTGGCTGACATTTTTATGCCCAGCGTTATTCTAGGGCAGGCTATCGGACGTTGGGGTAACTTTATTAACCAGGAAGCACATGGTGATGTTGTTTCTGCCGAATTCATGGAGAAGTTCCCTGCATTCATCCGCGAGCAAATGTTTATCGGCGGACAATACTACCACCCTACGTTCTTGTACGAATCGCTATGGAACCTCCTCGTTTTCGCCATTCTCATGTTCATGCTGTACCGATTCAAAAAATTCGATGGACAGGTCTTGTTCAGCTACATGATTCTGTATTCAATCGGTCGCTTCTACATTGAGGGAATGCGTACAGACAGTCTGTTAATAGCCGATACCCTACGTGTCGCTCAATTAGTCAGCCTGTGCTTAATTGCTGCCGGTGTCATCTTGTTGCTCGTGTTTGCACGTAAAAGCAAGCAGACAGGACATTCCCAAAACTCGATCGAATAA
- a CDS encoding GerAB/ArcD/ProY family transporter gives MIHKQVVNHRQIAWLVGSVLMTGMMIGFLRSVVQVARMDGWFSQIFPIFYAIFIAYVLSELVEAYPGKNIFEILFIIGGKWIGGVINLLILFYIWIILAIDIKGAADFLHISLLPSTPLEVILLVFVLLMMYYGKTSLEVAARVNEFYFPLYFIMCISLYFLLMNEYNVERLEPILTNRLDQIVVSNFLPVGVYGDIFLIGAFLHAIVEPRLFYAAMKHGIIIVGFGTTIMLLVLLGVMGFIIASRLNFPIYILVQQIHVTDFLDRVEMILFSVWFPAFTIKVIVAYLAFLVGVGSFGGQRHYNTFNAPCGWFIVVSSIFAFPNVANIDQFISYSLPLFVLVFQFPLAIFLLIHVRRKNKGREQSLIPEGTKLYRFYRSMVWTTTVCLSGCVIVILIGDFFKDKSAVGGVATAVAYIALLLIALLTSYGEMQALNHGKQKLGKAKQSGSFRQ, from the coding sequence ATGATTCACAAGCAAGTTGTCAATCATCGACAAATTGCCTGGCTCGTCGGCAGTGTCTTGATGACAGGAATGATGATCGGTTTCTTGCGGTCTGTCGTTCAGGTAGCGAGGATGGATGGTTGGTTCTCTCAAATTTTTCCCATCTTTTATGCGATTTTTATCGCCTACGTTTTGAGTGAGCTGGTGGAGGCTTACCCTGGGAAGAATATCTTTGAAATCTTGTTTATTATTGGCGGGAAGTGGATTGGTGGAGTTATCAATCTCCTCATTTTGTTTTACATTTGGATCATTCTGGCGATCGATATTAAAGGGGCTGCTGATTTTTTACATATCTCTTTATTGCCTTCCACACCATTGGAGGTCATCTTACTCGTCTTCGTCCTGCTGATGATGTACTATGGCAAAACGAGTCTTGAGGTGGCGGCGCGAGTAAATGAGTTTTATTTTCCTCTTTATTTCATCATGTGCATTTCGTTATATTTCCTGCTGATGAATGAATACAACGTAGAGCGATTAGAACCAATCTTAACCAATAGATTGGATCAGATCGTGGTTAGCAACTTTTTACCAGTGGGTGTATATGGTGATATTTTTCTCATTGGGGCGTTCTTACATGCCATTGTAGAGCCGCGACTATTTTATGCTGCGATGAAACACGGGATCATCATTGTTGGCTTTGGGACGACGATTATGTTGCTTGTCTTGCTCGGGGTGATGGGCTTCATTATCGCTAGTCGACTGAATTTCCCCATCTATATTCTCGTCCAGCAAATCCACGTCACAGATTTTCTGGACAGGGTCGAAATGATCCTCTTTAGTGTTTGGTTCCCGGCTTTCACAATTAAAGTCATAGTCGCTTACTTGGCATTTTTAGTGGGGGTGGGATCATTTGGGGGACAGCGGCATTACAATACATTCAATGCTCCGTGTGGATGGTTCATCGTTGTATCGTCCATATTTGCGTTTCCAAATGTAGCGAATATCGATCAATTTATTAGTTATAGCTTGCCGTTGTTCGTGCTCGTCTTTCAATTCCCGTTGGCGATCTTTTTGCTCATTCACGTAAGGCGAAAGAACAAAGGAAGAGAGCAAAGCCTCATTCCCGAAGGAACGAAGCTTTATCGATTTTACCGGTCGATGGTATGGACCACGACAGTCTGTTTGAGTGGTTGTGTGATCGTGATTTTGATTGGGGACTTTTTCAAGGATAAATCAGCGGTTGGAGGGGTGGCGACAGCCGTTGCGTATATTGCCCTCTTACTGATAGCGCTGTTGACGAGCTACGGGGAAATGCAGGCTCTTAATCATGGCAAGCAAAAGCTGGGGAAAGCAAAACAGTCTGGTTCGTTTCGACAATGA
- a CDS encoding Ger(x)C family spore germination protein, which produces MKAVTRILVVSLCMFLVSGCWDRREVNDMAIVIAMAMDKEPDGRYRLSIQVPLVSSLGAQSGGGGGTSGDKSYYVDSAVGRTIREANGLIQARMSREIYYSHHRMIVIGEELAKDGMSDVLDIVARFPENRLTAYIVMTKGKAIELLTAQPQFERFSGEAMRELVKMGGITVTLKDVAQMLGTPGVDAILPVLAAVDSHPKGKSKEIEATGVGLFRRDKLVTIVKPKELLGLRLFQRDFTPFSVVLSLNKHERLTITLSKGRANIKPVIKKGHVHFKIDLYASAVVVENLSNLDLEEEKNIRMLQAKLVEQINNGVNHMMQTIQKKHTDFIGLGIALSRNYPREWRYRYRNRWNEELPKITYEIRSKVNVVNFGQTTKNITKGEDDHE; this is translated from the coding sequence GTGAAGGCTGTGACCCGCATTTTGGTGGTGTCGCTCTGTATGTTCCTGGTATCTGGTTGTTGGGATCGCCGAGAAGTAAATGATATGGCTATCGTCATTGCAATGGCGATGGATAAGGAACCAGACGGCAGGTATCGGTTATCCATTCAGGTCCCTCTGGTCAGTAGCCTAGGCGCCCAGTCCGGAGGTGGTGGGGGGACGAGTGGTGATAAGAGTTATTACGTCGATTCCGCAGTAGGCAGGACGATTCGGGAAGCGAATGGATTGATCCAAGCAAGAATGTCTCGGGAAATTTACTACTCCCATCACCGGATGATCGTCATAGGCGAAGAACTAGCAAAGGACGGAATGTCAGATGTGCTGGATATTGTGGCGCGTTTTCCGGAAAACAGACTGACAGCTTACATTGTCATGACAAAAGGCAAAGCAATTGAATTACTAACCGCACAGCCGCAATTTGAACGCTTTTCAGGAGAAGCGATGCGTGAGTTGGTCAAGATGGGGGGCATTACGGTAACGTTGAAGGATGTGGCTCAGATGCTCGGTACACCAGGGGTTGATGCCATCTTGCCCGTTCTGGCAGCAGTCGATTCCCATCCGAAAGGAAAGTCAAAAGAAATAGAGGCGACGGGGGTTGGCTTATTTCGACGTGACAAGCTCGTAACCATCGTGAAGCCCAAAGAACTGCTCGGTTTGCGATTGTTCCAACGCGATTTTACACCGTTTTCTGTTGTGCTGTCCCTTAACAAGCACGAACGGCTTACGATAACTCTTTCGAAAGGAAGGGCAAATATCAAGCCCGTGATCAAGAAAGGCCACGTCCATTTCAAAATTGATCTTTACGCTTCTGCCGTTGTGGTGGAGAATTTGTCAAACCTCGATCTCGAGGAAGAGAAAAATATTAGAATGCTGCAAGCGAAGCTCGTCGAGCAAATCAATAACGGTGTAAACCATATGATGCAAACGATACAAAAGAAACATACAGATTTCATTGGCTTAGGAATCGCATTGTCAAGGAACTATCCGCGAGAGTGGCGATACCGATATCGGAACAGGTGGAATGAGGAGCTTCCGAAAATCACATATGAAATCCGGTCCAAAGTGAACGTGGTCAATTTCGGACAGACAACGAAGAATATAACCAAAGGTGAAGATGATCATGAATAG
- a CDS encoding spore germination protein, translating into MKFKKKDKMKELIETMNACSLIELEGIPISPRLEENIELLKKMFADCSDFVIREFCQKNSVRAIAVFVDGLIDTKEVNSALKSLMVLEDGDEDIKVIEESLLPVSQMGRVDDYKKLLQAVLSGDTGILVEGNTEALTLGIRGAEKRSVNEPEGEAVVRGPREGFIENIRTNTSMLRRKLRTPRLKMKSLVVGRETNTNLVVAFLDGIADPEIVQEVTGRISKINLDAVLESGYIEEMIQDNTYSPFPQVMYSERPDTVAAALLEGRVAIFVDGTPMVLIVPVTFWMMMQASEDYYERFQMATLVRLLRYVFLIISLITPALYVAITTYHQQMLPTTLLLSIAAARESIPFPAIVEAFIMEISFEALREAGIRLPKTVGQAVSILGALVVGQAAVQAGIVSAPMVIVVSLTGIASFTIPHFNASISLRMLRFPIMIAASILGIYGMLVALLLILGHMANLRSFGVPYLSPLGPMSIGDLKDVLMRAPWSMMEKRPSFLGVQNARRMNNGFANSIQQRGGQSGVTGNRHPNEEGQS; encoded by the coding sequence ATGAAATTCAAGAAGAAAGATAAAATGAAAGAACTGATTGAGACAATGAATGCCTGCAGCTTGATTGAGCTGGAAGGTATACCGATTTCGCCTCGATTGGAAGAGAACATTGAACTGTTGAAAAAAATGTTCGCGGATTGCTCCGATTTTGTTATACGAGAATTCTGCCAAAAAAACAGTGTCCGAGCGATTGCTGTCTTCGTAGATGGGCTAATTGATACCAAAGAGGTCAATTCTGCACTGAAATCGTTAATGGTGCTTGAGGACGGCGATGAAGATATAAAAGTGATAGAAGAGTCACTTTTGCCCGTTTCGCAGATGGGAAGAGTAGACGATTATAAAAAGCTGCTACAAGCTGTGCTCTCAGGTGATACAGGCATTCTTGTAGAGGGGAATACAGAAGCGTTGACACTCGGCATTCGTGGAGCAGAAAAACGTTCAGTTAACGAACCAGAAGGAGAAGCGGTCGTAAGGGGGCCGCGTGAGGGCTTTATCGAAAATATTCGCACGAACACGTCGATGCTGCGGCGCAAATTGCGAACACCTCGATTGAAAATGAAGTCCTTGGTAGTTGGACGTGAGACGAACACCAATCTGGTGGTTGCCTTTCTGGATGGGATTGCTGATCCAGAGATCGTACAGGAGGTCACTGGTCGAATCAGTAAGATCAATTTAGATGCTGTGCTGGAAAGCGGATATATCGAAGAGATGATTCAGGATAACACGTACTCGCCTTTCCCTCAGGTGATGTATTCCGAGCGCCCAGACACGGTTGCTGCGGCATTGCTGGAGGGGCGTGTCGCGATATTTGTGGATGGGACACCGATGGTTTTGATCGTGCCTGTTACGTTTTGGATGATGATGCAGGCCAGCGAGGATTATTACGAGCGATTTCAAATGGCTACCCTTGTTCGACTGCTGCGATATGTATTTCTCATCATTTCGCTCATTACCCCTGCTTTATATGTGGCCATTACGACTTATCATCAACAGATGCTACCGACCACGCTCCTGTTAAGTATTGCGGCTGCGCGCGAGTCCATTCCTTTTCCAGCTATCGTGGAGGCTTTTATTATGGAAATTTCTTTTGAAGCCTTGCGAGAAGCGGGGATTCGTCTTCCGAAAACGGTCGGGCAAGCTGTCAGTATTTTAGGTGCGCTGGTCGTTGGTCAGGCAGCCGTGCAGGCAGGGATTGTTTCTGCCCCCATGGTTATCGTTGTATCGCTTACAGGGATTGCCTCGTTTACGATCCCACATTTTAATGCATCGATTTCACTCCGAATGCTGCGTTTTCCGATCATGATTGCGGCTTCGATCCTCGGCATCTATGGAATGCTGGTAGCGTTATTGCTCATCCTTGGTCATATGGCCAACCTGCGCTCTTTTGGTGTCCCTTATTTATCGCCGCTAGGCCCGATGTCGATCGGCGATCTCAAAGACGTACTGATGAGGGCTCCATGGTCGATGATGGAAAAACGCCCGAGCTTTTTGGGTGTACAAAATGCTAGGCGTATGAACAATGGTTTTGCTAATTCTATTCAGCAAAGAGGAGGGCAATCAGGGGTGACAGGAAACCGTCATCCAAACGAGGAGGGACAATCGTGA
- a CDS encoding inorganic phosphate transporter, translating to MPDLSPEVIILVLVVIMALAFDFINGFHDTANAIATSVSTRALSPKTAIIIASVCNLLGALSYTGVAKTIGGGITDPFKLENGLVVVLAALTSAILWNLITWWFGIPSSSSHAIIGGVAGAAFGAAGSGAINWSGFISIIQALIVSPLVAFAVGFVVIKLVSWFVRNSAYHKTNRGFRSMQVVSAAWQAFSHGANDAQKTMGVITLALISGGFLIQAPGEFVIPLWVKLSAAIAMALGTAFGGWRIIKTLGGKIMKIKPVSGFSADLSSALIITIFTALKLPVSTTHVITSAILGVGASQKLNAVKWGLAGRILVTWVITLPITGLLAAACYVVFDVFL from the coding sequence ATGCCTGATCTTTCGCCAGAGGTGATTATTCTCGTACTCGTCGTCATCATGGCGCTAGCTTTTGACTTTATCAATGGTTTTCATGATACGGCGAACGCGATTGCGACTTCTGTTTCGACGCGTGCATTAAGTCCGAAAACCGCGATTATTATTGCATCCGTGTGTAACTTACTCGGGGCACTCTCGTATACGGGTGTAGCGAAGACAATCGGGGGAGGCATTACCGATCCGTTCAAGCTGGAAAATGGATTGGTCGTCGTTTTGGCCGCGTTGACATCTGCGATTTTGTGGAACCTAATCACCTGGTGGTTCGGAATTCCTAGCTCGTCCTCGCACGCGATTATCGGAGGCGTTGCAGGTGCTGCTTTTGGTGCCGCAGGAAGTGGTGCCATTAACTGGTCAGGCTTCATTAGCATTATCCAAGCGTTGATCGTATCCCCGCTTGTTGCGTTTGCTGTTGGTTTTGTCGTGATCAAGCTTGTTTCTTGGTTTGTTCGTAACTCAGCCTACCACAAAACCAATCGAGGTTTCCGTTCGATGCAAGTAGTGTCAGCAGCTTGGCAGGCCTTCAGCCATGGAGCCAACGATGCGCAAAAAACAATGGGCGTAATCACCCTTGCTCTGATTTCTGGTGGATTCTTGATTCAAGCACCGGGCGAATTCGTCATTCCACTGTGGGTAAAACTATCAGCTGCTATTGCAATGGCTTTAGGTACAGCTTTTGGTGGATGGCGTATCATCAAGACCTTGGGTGGTAAGATTATGAAAATCAAGCCAGTTTCCGGTTTCTCAGCAGACTTGTCTTCTGCCTTGATTATCACAATCTTTACAGCTTTGAAACTGCCGGTGAGCACAACGCACGTGATCACATCCGCCATCTTGGGGGTTGGGGCATCGCAAAAGCTGAACGCAGTAAAATGGGGCCTGGCTGGCCGAATCTTGGTCACTTGGGTCATTACCCTTCCGATTACAGGACTTTTGGCTGCTGCATGCTACGTCGTGTTTGACGTATTCCTGTAG